In the genome of Muntiacus reevesi chromosome 5, mMunRee1.1, whole genome shotgun sequence, one region contains:
- the FZD4 gene encoding frizzled-4 has translation MAWRGAGLRVLGGPGGVGLSPRRLLLLLLLLGPARGFGDEEERRCDPIRISMCQNLGYNVTKMPNLVGHELQTDAELQLTTFTPLIQYGCSSQLQFFLCSVYVPMCTEKVNIPIGPCGGMCLSVKRRCEPVLKEFGFAWPESLNCSKFPPQNDHNHMCMEGPGDEEVPLPHKTPIQPGEECHSVGTNSDQYIWVKRSLNCVLKCGYDAGLYSRSAKEFTDVWMAVWASLCFISTAFTVLTFLIDSSRFSYPERPIIFLSMCYNIYSIAYIVRLTVGRERISCDFEEAAEPVLIQEGLKNTGCAIIFLLMYFFGMASSIWWVILTLTWFLAAGLKWGHEAIEMHSSYFHIAAWAIPAVKTIVILIMRLVDADELTGLCYVGNQNLDALTGFVVAPLFTYLVIGTLFIAAGLVALFKIRSNLQKDGTKTDKLERLMVKIGVFSVLYTVPATCVIACYFYEISNWALFRYSADDSNMAVEMLKIFMSLLVGITSGMWIWSAKTLHTWQKCSNRLVNSGKVKREKRGNGWVKPGRGNETVV, from the exons ATGGCCTGGCGGGGCGCAGGGCTGCGCGTCCTGGGGGGCCCCGGGGGCGTCGGGCTCAGTCcgcggcggctgctgctgctgctgctgctgctggggccGGCGCGGGGCTTCGGGGACGAGGAGGAGAGGCGCTGCGACCCCATCCGCATCTCCATGTGCCAGAACCTGGGCTACAACGTGACCAAGATGCCCAACCTGGTGGGGCACGAGCTGCAGACGGACGCCGAGCTGCAGCTGACCACCTTCACGCCGCTCATCCAGTACGGCTGCTCCAGCCAGCTGCAG TTCTTCCTTTGTTCCGTGTATGTGCCCATGTGCACGGAGAAGGTCAACATCCCCATCGGGCCCTGCGGCGGGATGTGCCTTTCGGTCAAGAGACGCTGCGAGCCTGTGCTGAAGGAGTTTGGCTTTGCCTGGCCGGAGAGCCTAAACTGCAGCAAATTCCCGCCCCAGAACGACCACAACCACATGTGCATGGAAGGGCCAGGGGATGAGGAAGTGCCCTTGCCTCACAAAACCCCCATTCAGCCCGGGGAAGAGTGCCACTCCGTGGGAACCAACTCGGATCAGTACATCTGGGTGAAAAGGAGCCTGAACTGCGTTCTCAAGTGTGGCTACGACGCCGGCTTGTACAGCCGCTCGGCCAAGGAGTTCACCGACGTCTGGATGGCCGTGTGggccagcctgtgcttcatctccACCGCCTTCACTGTGCTCACTTTCCTGATCGATTCTTCCAGGTTTTCCTACCCGGAGCGCCCCATCATCTTTCTCAGTATGTGCTATAATATTTATAGCATTGCTTATATTGTCAGGCTGACGGTAGGCCGGGAAAGGATATCCTGCGATTTTGAAGAGGCAGCAGAACCTGTTCTCATCCAAGAAGGCCTTAAGAACACAGGATGTGCAATCATTTTCTTGCTGATGTACTTTTTTGGAATGGCCAGTTCCATCTGGTGGGTTATTCTGACGCTCACTTGGTTTTTGGCAGCGGGACTCAAATGGGGTCATGAAGCCATCGAAATGCACAGCTCTTATTTCCACATCGCAGCCTGGGCCATCCCCGCGGTGAAAACCATTGTCATCTTGATTATGAGGCTGGTGGACGCGGACGAGCTGACTGGCCTGTGCTACGTGGGGAACCAGAACCTGGATGCGCTCACGGGCTTCGTGGTGGCCCCGCTGTTCACCTACCTGGTGATTGGGACTTTGTTCATTGCTGCGGGCTTGGTGGCCTTGTTCAAAATTCGGTCCAATCTCCAAAAGGACGGGACAAAGACAGACAAGCTGGAAAGGCTGATGGTGAAGATTGGGGTCTTCTCGGTCCTGTACACGGTGCCTGCAACCTGCGTGATTGCCTGTTATTTCTATGAAATCTCCAACTGGGCGCTCTTCCGGTATTCCGCAGATGACTCCAACATGGCGGTGGAAATGTTGAAAATCTTTATGTCTTTGCTGGTGGGCATCACTTCGGGCATGTGGATTTGGTCTGCCAAAACTCTGCACACGTGGCAGAAGTGTTCCAACAGATTGGTGAATTCTGGGAaggtaaagagagagaaaagagggaatGGTTGGGTGAAGCCTGGGAGAGGCAATGAGACTGTGGTATAA